From Gammaproteobacteria bacterium, one genomic window encodes:
- a CDS encoding polysaccharide biosynthesis protein, translated as MKNLNWIRSRSAAFLHDLLVIPVAWFGAYWLRFNLELIPNNYLRPALGILPFVVIIQGSLFWHFGLYRGIWRFASMPDLIRLMKSVIVGTGIAAVAIFLFTRMEGIPRSVLPIYSLLLLMLAGGPRFAYRWIKDHKLYRQEGKKALVVGAGKSGEMLVRDLLRDSNREFEPSGFVDDNSKKQGLEIHGIRVLGTTDDIPELAPNVDIILIAVPSARSTEMRRIVGLCEKTGVPFRTLPRLEDFVTGKASVNALRQVKIDDLLGREAVTLEWEAIRQSSCGRCVLVSGGGGSIGSELCRQIARLAPSSLVILERSEFNLYTIDLELRRRFPHLSLVSVLGDVGDEQLVEQVLKTYAPDIIFHAAAYKHVPLLEGQARTAIRNNVLGTRNIARLAGKYNCKSFVLISTDKAVNPSNVMGATKHVAEVYCQSLNEHSRTQFITVRFGNVLGSAGSVIPLFQKQIAEGGPVTVTDQNVTRYFMTIPEAAQLILQASSVGHGGEIFVLDMGEPVNIKYLAEQLILLSGKRPGEDIEVIYTGLRPGEKPYEELFYDCEELMETPHPKTLLARSRKLDLRMVEREIETMAQACQATNNEVELRKLLMSFVAISAQTTTTKTSTEKKLSLVRGLPKK; from the coding sequence ATGAAAAATCTTAATTGGATAAGAAGTAGATCTGCCGCATTTCTCCATGATCTTTTAGTTATCCCTGTCGCTTGGTTCGGGGCATATTGGCTCCGGTTCAATTTGGAGCTGATTCCCAACAACTACCTGCGCCCAGCGTTAGGAATTCTGCCGTTCGTCGTCATTATCCAGGGATCATTGTTCTGGCACTTCGGGTTATATCGCGGCATCTGGCGGTTCGCTTCAATGCCCGATCTTATCCGGTTAATGAAATCGGTGATCGTTGGTACCGGCATCGCCGCGGTCGCGATCTTTCTATTCACTCGAATGGAAGGAATTCCCCGCTCGGTACTGCCGATCTACAGCTTATTACTATTGATGTTGGCCGGCGGTCCGAGGTTTGCTTACCGCTGGATCAAAGATCACAAGCTTTATCGACAGGAAGGCAAGAAAGCGCTGGTGGTAGGTGCCGGTAAATCCGGCGAGATGTTGGTGCGCGACTTATTGCGTGATTCCAATCGTGAGTTCGAGCCGTCTGGTTTTGTGGATGACAATTCGAAGAAACAGGGGCTGGAAATCCACGGTATTCGTGTGTTGGGGACTACCGATGATATTCCCGAGTTAGCGCCCAACGTCGACATTATCTTGATCGCCGTTCCATCGGCACGATCGACGGAAATGCGGCGTATTGTCGGATTATGTGAAAAAACCGGTGTGCCGTTCCGGACGTTGCCCCGGTTGGAAGATTTTGTAACCGGCAAGGCGAGTGTGAATGCCCTGCGGCAGGTAAAGATCGACGATTTGCTCGGTCGTGAGGCGGTAACGCTAGAGTGGGAAGCCATTCGTCAAAGTAGTTGCGGACGTTGCGTCCTGGTGTCGGGCGGCGGTGGTTCTATCGGCTCGGAGTTATGCCGGCAGATTGCTCGACTTGCGCCGTCGTCGCTGGTGATCTTAGAACGCAGTGAATTCAATCTTTATACGATCGATCTCGAGCTGCGCCGCCGCTTCCCGCACCTGTCGTTAGTTTCTGTGTTAGGCGACGTCGGTGATGAGCAGTTGGTTGAGCAAGTTTTAAAGACGTATGCGCCGGATATTATTTTTCACGCTGCTGCCTATAAGCACGTGCCCTTGCTTGAAGGTCAGGCGCGAACCGCCATTCGTAATAATGTCTTGGGCACGCGCAACATCGCCCGTTTGGCGGGTAAATATAATTGTAAATCGTTCGTGTTAATTTCCACCGATAAAGCGGTAAACCCCAGTAACGTCATGGGTGCGACCAAGCACGTGGCGGAGGTTTATTGCCAAAGCTTGAATGAACATTCCCGCACACAGTTCATTACCGTGCGATTCGGCAATGTATTAGGATCCGCCGGCAGTGTGATTCCGTTATTTCAGAAGCAGATTGCCGAGGGCGGGCCGGTCACTGTCACCGATCAGAACGTCACTCGTTATTTCATGACTATTCCTGAAGCCGCGCAGTTAATTCTTCAGGCGAGTAGCGTGGGTCACGGTGGGGAAATTTTTGTGCTCGATATGGGCGAGCCGGTAAATATAAAATACCTCGCCGAGCAACTGATCCTATTGTCCGGGAAGAGACCGGGTGAAGATATCGAAGTGATTTACACTGGCTTGCGTCCCGGCGAGAAACCCTACGAGGAATTATTTTACGATTGCGAAGAATTGATGGAAACGCCACACCCAAAAACATTGCTCGCACGCAGCCGTAAACTCGATTTACGTATGGTCGAGCGAGAAATAGAAACGATGGCGCAGGCTTGTCAGGCGACGAATAATGAAGTCGAGTTGCGCAAGCTGTTGATGAGTTTTGTTGCCATATCCGCCCAAACAACGACAACGAAGACCAGCACCGAGAAAAAATTATCTTTGGTTCGCGGGCTTCCAAAAAAATAG
- a CDS encoding glycosyltransferase family 4 protein has product MSAWLTQCFCRPESRWRILDHPNERSLHTTPTPRTGGIAMTAALAIVGVLVAIYLDGEKSRLGWLAAGAMTIAIVSYIDDCINLSAALRFGVHLMVAAAMVFGGFVLIHFDLPGLSWQLSGTVAAVVSIFFIVWMINLYNFMDGMDGFAGGMTLIGFSALALVGFMAGDELYFAVNATIAAVAAGFLLFNFPPARIFMGDVGSSTFGLLAAGISLWGVGEGMFPFWAALLLFSPFVVDASVTLCRRLFRGEKVWQAHRTHYYQRLVQLGWGHRRTVLSEYVLMLGCAGSMLWVLSAAIVVQWGVIAAWILGYVVFAGGVKRMEATRLANNSR; this is encoded by the coding sequence TTGTCCGCCTGGTTGACTCAATGTTTTTGTCGTCCGGAGTCGCGCTGGCGCATTCTGGACCATCCTAACGAGCGTTCGTTGCATACGACACCGACACCGCGCACCGGTGGGATTGCGATGACCGCGGCGTTAGCGATTGTCGGTGTGCTGGTCGCGATTTATCTCGATGGGGAAAAGAGCCGACTCGGATGGTTGGCAGCCGGCGCCATGACAATCGCCATCGTTTCCTACATCGACGATTGCATCAATCTCTCGGCCGCGCTGCGTTTCGGCGTCCATCTTATGGTGGCCGCGGCGATGGTGTTCGGTGGCTTTGTCCTAATCCATTTCGATTTGCCTGGTTTGTCATGGCAATTAAGTGGCACTGTTGCCGCCGTTGTTTCAATATTTTTTATCGTTTGGATGATCAATCTTTACAACTTCATGGACGGGATGGACGGTTTCGCCGGCGGAATGACGCTAATCGGATTTAGCGCGTTGGCGCTGGTCGGCTTTATGGCGGGCGATGAACTGTATTTCGCAGTCAACGCCACCATTGCCGCCGTGGCTGCAGGCTTTTTATTGTTCAATTTTCCACCTGCGCGAATCTTTATGGGTGATGTGGGTTCGTCGACATTTGGGTTGTTGGCTGCCGGGATATCGTTATGGGGCGTCGGCGAGGGAATGTTTCCGTTCTGGGCAGCGCTATTGTTGTTCTCGCCATTCGTTGTCGATGCCAGCGTGACTCTCTGCCGCCGGCTATTCCGGGGCGAAAAAGTATGGCAGGCGCACAGAACCCACTATTACCAGCGCCTGGTGCAGTTGGGTTGGGGACATCGCCGAACGGTGTTATCCGAATATGTTTTGATGCTGGGTTGTGCCGGGTCTATGCTTTGGGTCTTGTCGGCCGCCATTGTCGTCCAATGGGGCGTAATAGCGGCGTGGATATTGGGTTATGTCGTTTTCGCCGGCGGGGTGAAGCGGATGGAAGCGACCAGACTGGCCAATAACAGCCGTTAA
- a CDS encoding NAD-dependent epimerase/dehydratase family protein — protein MRALVTGATGFIGRHLVSQLAASGYTVSALVRHRQRAIDALPSGVRHCLGDLEQPDTLQNVCVGIDTVFHLAGYAHAVDEGSAASAERHRLVTIDGTTALLDQARNAGVQRFIFVSSVKAMGESTQGSVDETTAPQPSTVYGRAKRAAELAVLAAGSSEMHACVLRLPMVYGPELRGNLPRMIAAVDRGWFPPLPELGNRRSMVHVSDVVQALMLVAVGARSNGQVYLVTDGAAYSTRELYDMIRAALGKPYSRLAIPLSALQFMAKLGDGIGRLRRKPFAFDSAALNKLIGTAWYRSEKIGSELGYQPRQALTMAIPEMVKRYRETIANR, from the coding sequence ATGCGTGCGCTAGTTACCGGCGCGACAGGGTTTATTGGTCGGCATCTAGTGTCGCAACTGGCGGCATCCGGCTATACCGTCTCCGCATTGGTTCGCCATCGTCAGCGTGCTATCGACGCCCTGCCTAGCGGTGTCCGCCATTGTCTCGGTGATTTAGAACAACCCGATACCTTGCAGAACGTCTGCGTCGGGATCGACACCGTTTTTCATCTCGCCGGTTATGCGCATGCGGTTGACGAAGGCTCGGCGGCGAGCGCCGAGCGCCATCGGCTCGTGACGATCGACGGAACAACAGCGTTGTTGGACCAAGCTCGCAATGCCGGCGTGCAACGATTTATCTTCGTTAGCAGCGTAAAGGCGATGGGTGAGTCGACCCAAGGGTCGGTCGATGAGACCACCGCGCCGCAGCCATCGACGGTGTACGGTCGGGCCAAGCGTGCGGCTGAGCTTGCGGTGCTCGCGGCCGGCAGTTCGGAAATGCACGCCTGCGTATTACGTTTGCCGATGGTATACGGCCCGGAGTTGCGCGGAAATCTGCCGCGCATGATCGCCGCCGTCGACCGTGGTTGGTTTCCGCCGCTACCTGAGCTGGGTAATCGTCGCTCGATGGTTCATGTGAGCGATGTGGTCCAAGCGTTGATGTTGGTCGCGGTCGGCGCCCGATCGAATGGACAGGTATATCTCGTTACCGACGGTGCCGCGTATTCCACGCGTGAACTTTACGACATGATTCGTGCGGCGCTGGGTAAGCCGTATTCCCGCCTTGCCATTCCGCTAAGCGCATTACAATTCATGGCAAAGTTGGGAGACGGAATAGGGCGCCTTCGCCGCAAGCCGTTTGCGTTTGACAGCGCCGCTCTCAATAAGCTAATCGGTACCGCTTGGTATCGTTCCGAAAAAATAGGCAGTGAGCTCGGTTACCAACCCCGTCAAGCATTAACCATGGCGATACCGGAGATGGTGAAGCGGTATCGCGAAACCATTGCCAATCGATAA
- a CDS encoding glycosyltransferase family 4 protein — MRRRLAFVTTSPFIVQSFLTEILRELGARYDMRLVVNLDEPYPLRAIDNVPIVHSIPIERKVDPFRDLVALYLLFRLFRAERFAVVHTVAPKAGLLGMVAAWLARVPVRVHTFQGEVWATRKGLWRSVLKWMDKITAAAATHILVISDSERVFLEKERVLSARRAIVLANGSISGVDTTRFRPNRDARAEIRRAASVDDGELVFLYTGRITRDKGVQFLLQAFRQLRQKRPGVHLFVVGPDEDTLLPGLAQQYKDDMPFVHAYGYTDQPEKYMAAADVICLPSQREGFGLVLVEAAAVGIPSVASRIYGIVDAVEDGVTGLLHGADDVDALARHMLTLANDAELRRNMGQRANERAVKLFSQDRLLRAYVDYYADIAGAGQYASVRRGAA, encoded by the coding sequence ATGCGTCGGCGCTTAGCTTTCGTAACGACCAGCCCATTTATCGTGCAATCATTTCTGACCGAGATCTTGCGCGAGTTGGGTGCCAGATACGACATGCGCCTCGTAGTCAATCTCGACGAACCGTATCCGTTGCGAGCTATCGATAATGTACCGATCGTTCATAGCATTCCTATCGAACGTAAAGTCGATCCATTCCGTGACCTGGTTGCGCTGTATCTCCTGTTTCGTCTATTTCGCGCGGAACGCTTTGCCGTGGTTCATACGGTGGCACCAAAGGCGGGGCTGCTCGGCATGGTCGCGGCCTGGCTCGCACGCGTTCCAGTGCGAGTGCATACTTTTCAGGGTGAGGTGTGGGCGACGCGCAAAGGGTTGTGGCGTTCCGTTCTTAAATGGATGGACAAGATTACTGCAGCAGCCGCCACCCATATCCTCGTCATCAGCGATTCCGAGCGTGTATTTCTAGAGAAAGAGCGTGTGTTATCGGCGCGCCGGGCGATAGTGTTGGCCAATGGTTCGATATCGGGTGTCGACACGACGCGATTCCGACCGAATCGAGATGCGCGAGCGGAAATACGGCGTGCGGCTAGTGTCGACGATGGCGAGCTGGTATTTCTTTATACCGGCCGGATTACACGTGACAAAGGTGTGCAGTTCTTGCTTCAGGCTTTTCGGCAATTACGGCAAAAGCGACCGGGCGTTCATCTCTTCGTCGTCGGACCCGATGAGGACACGTTGTTGCCCGGCTTGGCGCAACAGTATAAGGACGATATGCCGTTTGTTCATGCGTACGGTTATACCGATCAACCGGAAAAATATATGGCGGCAGCGGATGTTATTTGCCTGCCGAGCCAACGAGAAGGATTCGGCTTGGTATTAGTTGAAGCGGCAGCAGTCGGTATTCCGTCGGTGGCGTCGCGGATTTACGGAATCGTCGACGCCGTCGAAGACGGTGTTACCGGTTTGTTGCACGGTGCCGACGATGTAGATGCGTTGGCGCGGCATATGCTCACGCTTGCCAATGATGCCGAGTTGCGGCGTAACATGGGGCAGCGCGCCAACGAACGGGCAGTGAAATTATTTTCGCAGGACCGGTTGCTACGCGCTTACGTTGATTATTACGCCGACATTGCCGGCGCAGGGCAGTACGCCAGCGTTCGTCGCGGTGCGGCGTGA
- a CDS encoding glycosyltransferase family 2 protein, whose amino-acid sequence MATPSSAVERTRPSTHRSNRPTQLTVSAVIPTKDRPQDLHKAVESLLRQTLLPTELIVVDQSGSNASKDIVLGLPQWKELDVVVNYIHDPSVRGLVPAKEVASQRSQCDVVLFLEDDVILEPDFIEKILLGFDEKPEMMGSCGVIVQMPNSNWRYRFLFHVFHRGIFRDPRVGIFGIPQAWDRKWIQSVYLSGGLTAFRREVFDEVPFDTQNGFFIMEDVDFSTRAAKCYGKNRFFINTQARLHHVFSPVNRAKERDRQAHKVRIFICFYKKNKSQPLALFNLLWLMVGLFLEAGVKCVQCRSIGPILGFFKGIYLGIKWRILPEKPSTLQ is encoded by the coding sequence ATGGCAACGCCAAGCAGCGCGGTAGAGCGCACCCGGCCGAGTACGCATCGCTCAAACCGACCGACTCAATTGACTGTCAGTGCCGTAATTCCGACCAAAGACCGGCCGCAGGATTTGCACAAGGCGGTCGAGTCGTTGTTGCGGCAAACATTGTTGCCGACCGAGCTTATCGTCGTCGATCAAAGTGGTAGCAACGCTTCGAAGGACATCGTGTTGGGCTTGCCGCAATGGAAAGAGCTCGACGTTGTCGTTAACTATATTCACGATCCTTCCGTTCGTGGCTTAGTGCCGGCGAAAGAAGTGGCATCCCAACGCAGCCAATGCGATGTCGTTTTGTTTCTAGAAGACGATGTGATTCTCGAGCCTGACTTCATCGAGAAAATATTGCTTGGGTTCGATGAAAAGCCGGAGATGATGGGTTCATGCGGCGTGATAGTACAGATGCCAAATTCGAACTGGCGTTATCGGTTCTTATTCCACGTGTTTCATCGCGGTATTTTTCGCGACCCACGTGTCGGCATTTTTGGAATTCCGCAGGCATGGGACCGCAAGTGGATACAGAGCGTCTACTTGAGTGGCGGACTGACGGCGTTTCGACGCGAAGTTTTCGATGAGGTACCGTTCGATACGCAAAACGGGTTCTTCATCATGGAGGATGTAGATTTTTCAACGCGGGCCGCCAAGTGCTACGGCAAAAACAGATTTTTTATCAACACTCAGGCGCGGCTACATCACGTATTCTCGCCGGTGAATCGCGCGAAGGAGCGCGATCGGCAGGCGCATAAAGTCCGCATCTTCATCTGCTTCTATAAAAAGAATAAAAGCCAGCCGTTGGCATTGTTCAATTTATTATGGTTGATGGTCGGGTTGTTCCTGGAAGCAGGCGTCAAATGTGTGCAGTGTCGCAGTATCGGACCGATCCTGGGATTTTTCAAAGGTATCTATCTCGGCATCAAATGGCGGATTCTTCCCGAGAAGCCGTCGACGTTGCAGTGA
- a CDS encoding MBL fold metallo-hydrolase, translated as MIKVRYFYSACVGLETSDATILCDPWFTEGVYDGSWYHYPPFEQALDKIPTYDYVYVSHIHPDHYDPKFLRDYLQRHPKCRVIICNFKANFLSKKMQADGIPHEVVSELNIGQTRVCLVPYEASSFDVDSALAVVHAGDSVVNMNDNLFDANQVQKLLSFIGGSPTIALLSYTGAGPYPQTYYDDPATLSEKASQKKQQFFERYKQMNEALNARVNIPFAGKYILGGKLQTLNRYRGVADAVEMLAIDPKAVVLADGGEATIDTQTLKPSRVRTEPYSASACESYARSLADKPMDYERWFTDLPVTALPFKRLLPKAYQSAARFSNCTQDYYFCIDLTGDGKEWFVCNARKGSEQSFVTKDVANLQPRSEILIDPRYLFGLLTCVFHWNNAEVGSQHRTRRIPDEFRREAQDFLSFFHV; from the coding sequence ATGATTAAAGTCCGTTATTTCTACTCTGCTTGTGTTGGTCTAGAGACGTCGGATGCGACAATTCTATGCGACCCTTGGTTTACCGAAGGCGTCTATGATGGGAGTTGGTATCACTATCCGCCGTTCGAGCAGGCGCTCGATAAAATTCCGACGTACGACTACGTCTATGTGTCGCATATTCATCCAGACCATTACGATCCGAAATTTCTACGCGATTATTTGCAACGCCATCCAAAATGCAGAGTCATTATCTGTAACTTCAAGGCGAACTTTCTTTCGAAAAAAATGCAGGCCGACGGCATTCCGCACGAAGTCGTATCGGAGTTGAATATCGGCCAGACCCGCGTCTGCTTAGTGCCTTATGAAGCGTCGTCATTTGACGTCGACAGCGCGCTGGCTGTGGTCCACGCTGGTGATTCTGTCGTCAACATGAATGACAATCTATTCGACGCCAATCAAGTTCAAAAGCTACTCTCTTTCATCGGCGGATCGCCGACAATTGCCTTGCTGAGTTATACCGGCGCCGGTCCCTATCCGCAGACGTATTACGACGATCCGGCGACCCTGAGCGAAAAGGCGAGTCAAAAAAAGCAGCAATTCTTCGAGCGTTATAAGCAGATGAACGAGGCGCTCAACGCACGCGTTAATATTCCGTTCGCCGGTAAATACATCCTCGGCGGAAAGCTGCAGACGCTGAATCGTTATCGCGGCGTGGCGGACGCGGTCGAGATGTTGGCGATCGATCCGAAGGCGGTGGTGTTGGCAGACGGCGGTGAGGCGACGATCGATACGCAAACGCTAAAACCGAGTCGCGTCAGGACCGAGCCGTACAGTGCATCTGCCTGCGAAAGTTACGCACGTAGTTTGGCAGACAAGCCGATGGACTATGAGCGCTGGTTCACCGATTTGCCGGTGACGGCGTTGCCGTTCAAGCGTTTGCTGCCAAAGGCATATCAAAGCGCCGCGCGTTTTTCTAACTGTACTCAGGACTATTACTTCTGTATCGATTTGACCGGCGACGGTAAAGAGTGGTTTGTTTGTAATGCTCGCAAGGGCAGCGAGCAGTCGTTCGTTACTAAAGACGTTGCAAATCTGCAGCCGCGCTCGGAGATCTTGATCGATCCGCGCTACCTGTTCGGTTTGTTGACCTGTGTGTTTCATTGGAATAACGCCGAGGTCGGTTCGCAGCATCGTACGCGACGAATTCCAGACGAGTTCAGACGCGAAGCGCAGGATTTTTTGAGCTTCTTCCACGTATAA
- a CDS encoding HAD family hydrolase has translation MKELHCDAVVFDFDGVLVESVDVKTQAFAALYAPYGSQIVDQVVAWHLAHGGVSRYEKFRHFHQTFLHKPLPAHEEAELAQRFSDLVEDAVVAAPWVGGAQELLETLHVRVPLFVASGTPEEELIRIIARRNMTRFFAGVAGAPRKKGEIIRGFIQSYEIAASRTLMVGDAMTDYSGAIDAGVMFVGIACGTHGFPKEVQVLSDLVELIHMIIAPQRPPIEIMH, from the coding sequence ATGAAGGAGTTGCATTGCGACGCCGTCGTATTCGATTTCGACGGTGTTTTGGTGGAATCGGTTGACGTTAAAACGCAAGCATTTGCCGCGCTATATGCGCCTTATGGTTCGCAAATTGTTGATCAAGTGGTGGCTTGGCACCTGGCGCATGGTGGTGTTTCGCGCTACGAGAAGTTCCGGCATTTTCATCAAACCTTTCTGCACAAACCGTTGCCGGCGCACGAAGAAGCGGAGCTGGCGCAACGTTTTTCCGATTTGGTCGAGGATGCGGTGGTAGCGGCGCCTTGGGTTGGCGGCGCACAAGAACTGCTCGAGACATTGCACGTGCGGGTGCCGTTATTCGTCGCATCAGGCACACCGGAAGAAGAGCTGATACGCATTATTGCCCGGCGCAACATGACACGCTTTTTTGCCGGGGTTGCCGGTGCACCGCGGAAGAAGGGCGAGATTATTAGAGGTTTTATCCAAAGCTATGAGATCGCCGCATCGCGTACGCTGATGGTCGGCGATGCGATGACCGACTATAGCGGTGCGATCGACGCTGGCGTTATGTTTGTCGGTATCGCTTGCGGCACTCATGGTTTTCCAAAAGAGGTGCAGGTATTGTCGGATCTTGTTGAGTTGATTCATATGATTATTGCTCCGCAACGGCCGCCGATCGAGATCATGCACTGA
- a CDS encoding NAD(P)-dependent oxidoreductase, translating into MTAKTVVVFGGSGFLGSHVADALSDAGYRVRIYDRTASPYLRKDQEMHVGDIMDRDAVVRAAQDCAYVYNFAGIADIDEARDRPLDTANANIIGNLHALEAARLTNAKRFVFASSVYVYSESGSFYRASKQSAERFVEAYNDRYGLAFSILRYGSLYGRRADRRNGIYRLLKQALEQHTITYHGSPEAMREYIHVRDAARLSVQILADEYANRHLVLTGQERMPVKNLMQMISEMIPKGVKLTFSGEHDAAHYVMTPYAFHPKVGHKLVANDYVDLGQGLLDCLAELHEHSSDAHPEDDWLVTNRSTKV; encoded by the coding sequence ATGACAGCCAAGACGGTAGTAGTTTTTGGCGGTAGCGGATTTCTCGGTAGCCACGTGGCCGACGCGCTTTCCGATGCCGGCTATCGCGTGCGCATCTACGATCGGACCGCGTCGCCTTATCTGCGCAAGGACCAAGAGATGCACGTCGGCGATATTATGGATCGTGACGCCGTCGTCCGCGCTGCTCAAGACTGCGCTTATGTATACAACTTCGCCGGTATTGCCGACATTGACGAAGCGCGTGATCGCCCGCTCGACACCGCCAACGCCAATATCATCGGCAATCTGCACGCGCTCGAAGCGGCACGTTTGACCAACGCTAAACGTTTTGTATTTGCCAGCTCGGTGTACGTCTATTCCGAATCCGGTTCGTTCTATCGCGCCAGTAAGCAATCGGCCGAACGATTTGTCGAAGCCTACAACGATCGCTACGGTTTGGCGTTCTCGATTTTGCGTTATGGATCGCTTTACGGGCGTCGTGCCGATCGGCGTAATGGCATTTATCGTTTGCTGAAGCAGGCACTCGAACAGCACACTATCACTTATCATGGTAGCCCTGAGGCGATGCGCGAGTACATTCACGTACGTGATGCCGCCCGTTTGAGCGTGCAGATACTCGCTGACGAATACGCCAATCGCCACTTGGTGCTAACCGGTCAGGAGCGGATGCCGGTCAAGAATTTGATGCAGATGATTTCCGAGATGATCCCGAAAGGCGTGAAGCTGACATTCAGCGGCGAGCATGATGCGGCACACTACGTCATGACACCGTACGCGTTCCATCCGAAGGTCGGTCATAAGCTGGTAGCCAACGACTATGTTGACCTTGGACAGGGACTGCTCGATTGCTTGGCGGAGTTGCACGAGCACAGTAGCGATGCCCATCCCGAGGACGATTGGTTGGTGACCAATCGTTCGACCAAAGTATGA
- a CDS encoding phosphoglycerate dehydrogenase: MPKVLISTSSFSNRDTQALTDLRASGIQVVANPHGRRLSEDEIAELLRDDVVGLLAGVEPLTRRVLQGAKNLRVISRCGIGLDNVDLTAAKELGITVLNTPDAPSAAVAELTLGTILALLRKIPAADQQLRAGIWKPLMGRLLAARTVGIVGYGRIGRRVASLLKPFGCRLLVTDMIPQISDQTVEWVDLDTLIASADVITLHVPCEEGKYLIDADRIAKMRSDAVVVNLSRGGLVDEAALLAALQSGRLAGAAIDTFEREPYAGPLAALPQVVLTAHMGSYAEECRNIMECEAADNLLRGLVACGLTTQPN, from the coding sequence GTGCCAAAGGTTTTAATTTCAACTTCCTCTTTTTCCAATCGGGATACGCAGGCACTGACCGACTTGCGCGCTTCCGGTATTCAAGTCGTTGCGAATCCCCATGGTCGACGGCTGAGCGAAGATGAAATCGCCGAGTTGTTGCGTGACGACGTCGTCGGTCTATTGGCCGGCGTCGAGCCGCTGACACGGCGGGTGTTGCAGGGTGCTAAGAACCTGCGCGTGATTTCGCGTTGTGGCATTGGTCTGGATAACGTCGACCTGACGGCGGCAAAGGAGCTCGGCATCACCGTATTGAACACGCCGGATGCACCGAGCGCTGCGGTGGCGGAATTGACCCTCGGCACAATACTCGCACTGTTGCGCAAGATTCCGGCGGCCGATCAGCAACTTCGCGCCGGTATTTGGAAGCCGCTTATGGGCCGATTGTTGGCAGCGCGCACCGTCGGTATCGTCGGTTACGGCCGGATCGGCCGTCGCGTTGCCAGCCTGCTTAAGCCGTTCGGCTGTCGGTTGCTGGTTACCGACATGATTCCTCAGATTTCCGATCAAACAGTGGAGTGGGTGGACCTCGATACGCTTATCGCCAGTGCCGACGTGATTACCCTACATGTACCTTGCGAGGAAGGTAAGTACCTGATCGACGCCGATCGGATCGCCAAGATGCGATCGGACGCCGTCGTTGTTAACCTTTCGCGCGGCGGTTTAGTGGATGAGGCGGCATTGCTGGCGGCGCTGCAGTCCGGTCGGCTTGCCGGCGCGGCAATCGACACCTTCGAGCGCGAACCGTACGCCGGCCCGCTAGCGGCGTTGCCGCAGGTAGTGTTGACAGCGCACATGGGTTCGTATGCCGAGGAGTGTCGGAATATTATGGAATGTGAAGCAGCGGATAATCTGCTGCGTGGTCTCGTCGCTTGCGGGCTGACGACGCAACCAAACTAG
- a CDS encoding 2,4-dihydroxyhept-2-ene-1,7-dioic acid aldolase, which produces MDNDSLKLKLRQNRLTIGSWITLAHPAIAEIMARSGFDWLAVDLEHSVITIREAEELIRVIALHRVAPLVRLTSNDVDQIKRVMDAGAHGVIVPMVNSRADAERAVAAVYYPPRGHRGVGLARAQGYGTAFADYRTWLEQEAVVIVQIEHIAAVQDLEAILSTPGVDGFIMGPYDLSASMNIPGQFDNPRLLDAIEQVRSKGLAMGKPGGLHVVEPCPDQLREHIARGFRFLAYSLDTRMLDVACRNGLAECRAAAPKSSGETHP; this is translated from the coding sequence ATGGACAACGACTCCCTCAAGCTAAAGTTGCGGCAAAACCGTTTGACGATCGGTTCGTGGATTACGCTCGCACATCCGGCTATCGCCGAAATCATGGCCCGCTCTGGTTTCGACTGGCTGGCGGTCGATTTGGAACACAGCGTCATCACCATCCGCGAGGCCGAAGAACTCATCCGCGTCATTGCCTTGCATCGCGTAGCGCCGCTAGTGCGCCTGACCAGTAACGACGTCGACCAAATCAAGCGCGTCATGGACGCCGGCGCTCACGGCGTAATCGTACCGATGGTCAACTCGCGCGCCGATGCCGAGCGCGCCGTCGCTGCCGTGTACTATCCGCCGCGCGGACACCGCGGCGTCGGCCTTGCCCGCGCCCAAGGCTACGGCACTGCCTTCGCCGACTATCGCACCTGGCTCGAGCAAGAGGCGGTCGTCATCGTCCAAATCGAACACATTGCCGCCGTACAAGACCTCGAAGCGATCCTCAGCACGCCCGGCGTCGACGGTTTCATCATGGGCCCGTACGACCTATCAGCGTCGATGAACATCCCCGGTCAGTTCGACAACCCGCGCCTGCTCGACGCCATCGAGCAAGTGCGCAGCAAAGGCTTGGCAATGGGCAAACCGGGCGGCCTGCACGTGGTCGAGCCGTGCCCCGACCAGCTACGCGAACACATCGCCCGCGGCTTCCGCTTTTTGGCCTACAGTCTCGACACGCGCATGCTCGACGTCGCCTGCCGTAACGGTCTCGCCGAATGTCGCGCGGCCGCGCCCAAGTCATCCGGAGAAACACATCCATGA